The genomic window ccagttccaggagatctgccatcatcatacagacatgcatgcaggcaaaacaccaataattttagataaataattttagccgggcggtggtggcgcatgcctttaatcccagcactcgggaggcagaggcaggcagacctctgtgagttcgagcccagcctggtctacaagagctagttccaggacaggcaccgaagctacagagaaaccttgtcgtgaaaaaaagaaaaaaaagttttggggATCAGCTGGCATTCCAGCCTGATCCTGGGCTTTGCTTGGGGCCTATAGATTCGGCCATGCACAGTGTCTCCAATCTACATTCTGAACTCTCCCctttgagtgttctctctctctctctctctctctctctctctctctctctctctctctctctcacacacacacacacacacacacacacacacacagagtcatttGATAATAATCACAGCTTTCATTATCAAAGTGAGTGGCAACTTCCTGAAGAACACAAAGATAGTAGTCACAAACACACCACTGTGCTGGTTATCCGTCAGGTAGCCACCTCCCATTCTGCCCAGCACCACTCCTGAAAGTCCACCCTGTATGTATGTACGTCATACACTAACCTAGAGTTCTGTGCACAGCACTTGAAACAAGTTCTGAAAAGAGGTGTCTTCCCCACCATCTGAGAGCCAAGAGAGAGGCCTAGAGAGGCTGTAGACTTTGTTCATTAGTATTCCACAGCTGCTTCAGGCCACAGGGGTTCCCACAACTGCCTGAGACCTGGAGGGCAACTATTTTAAGGGACCAAAGGAGGTCTCACCATCAGCCGGGCATGGTTGATGTTCCAGGTGAAGGTGGTCATGGTCTGGTTCTGTGGGTCCACAATAGAGTCCTCCAGGATGTACACCGAGTGAGCAACGTTGGCAGGAAAAAGTCGCTCTGCCCAACGTGGCATCCTGTTGGTCTTGGTCAGGAGTCTCCGAGACAGAAGCTTCTGGTCAGGGGTCACCTCCCGGTGTACTATGTCTTCCGTTAAGACATGTTTGCTGCGGGTGTTAAAGTAAAGATTATTCTCAGAAGTCTGCTCCTGATAAACTGTCTACGGGTTCCCGCTTGGAGCCTCCAGGTCATGGCTTCCTGCAATCTTACTAAGTGATCTGTACCTGGGTTCAAAGTTAAGGGTATACTGAACCGATCCCCGGGCAAATTCCaatcccctcctccttcctgacCTGGTTTCAGACGTTTTTCCAATCTCCAAGATTTGTACCACTAGGGAGCGCCACGGGCAGGTGAGCAGGCCATCGCCAGGATTGCCAAACCCCAAGGTAACTCAACTCCTGTTTCCCCCGCCTCTTCCAGTCTCAACACCTTGagaccacaaaataaaaatctagagCCTCATATAGTCCATAGCGTAGACAGTCTTCTTCGAGGACCTTGCAGGCTTGGTCTGGTCCTAATCTTAACAAGGACTTTGTGCTCTAACTGTGGCCACAGTACGACACCACGTCAGATTCGCTGTCCTGTCTTTCCCGGCTCCAATACTCAAGGACAGCCTTCACTCCAACCTTCAGATGGAGAAAGGACGGCCATTCGCTCCCACCGCCACGTACCTATAGGGATTCGGGTACCGCTGCCAGAAGGCAGCGAACACTTGGTCCCAGGAACTTCGGAGCACGCTCTGGCCCAGGAAATACTTCACCATCGTCCCGACCCGGACGGGCTCAGCACCCGTGCAGCATCAGGGTGAAGAGCCCGGGGGTGGGAGGCACGTGGCTCGGCGCACGCCCGCCAGGCTCGCAGCTCAGTCACCGCCGCGCCGCGCCCAAGTCCCTACGGCCGCCATGAGGGACTATCAGACGGCGCGACGCTTCCGGCGCCGGCCGCGTAGGTTCGGCCACTTCCGGCGCTCGCACACGTGATCGGATGTCCCGCCCCCTGGCGTCCAATTCCGAAGGTGCTGGCTGGAGTTAGCTTCAGGGACCCCGGTTTCAGTCGGTAACCCCGGCTCGGCGGAGCCTCAGTCGCAGTAGCGTTCGCGCGGGTGAGCGGAGCAGGGCTCGACGGCGCGGCGGAGGGCGCTATCCGCGTCCCCGCGCCGCGGCTCTGCTAGGGACGGAGCGCCCCGGCCGAAGCTCCGGGGGCCTGCGACGTGCGAGGCCCTTGGGGTTAGGGTCTGAGGCTTGGGCTCTGCCTGGGCCACGCGGACCCTGACGTGAGTGAGGCGGCCCTGGGAGCATGAGCGGGCAGCGCGTGGACGTCAAGGTGGTTATGCTGGGCAAGGAATACGTGGGCAAGACAAGCCTGGTGGAGCGATACGTGCACGACCGCTTCTTGGTGGGCCCCTATCAGAACGTAAGTGCACCCCACCGGGCCAGGCCCGGGAAGAAGGGGGCTGGCCTGCATTCGACTCTTATCTCTTACCTGGTTGCAGACCATTGGGGCTGCCTTCGTGGCCAAGGTGATGTGCGTTGGAGATCGGACGGTGACTCTGGGTATTTGGGTAAGTCCCTTGGGGATATAGATTTGAGCAAAACCATTTCCAAGGTTTAATGTCTTGTCTCTTAAGCTAGCCAAGTGGGGCCTTATAGAGGTCGTTTTTCCTTCCCCACACCCATTcagttatctttaaaaaaaaatgggggtttGGAAGACGCAGGCCTTGTTCTTAAGACTTATGAAGGAGCTTACCTTCACCCCCCAGGACACAGCAGGATCAGAGCGCTACGAAGCCATGAGCAGAATCTATTATCGGGGCGCCAAAGCTGCCATTGTGTGTTATGGTAAGGGATTGAATTCTGGCCTATTTTAAGGGTTGGGTTACAGGCCAACAACAGAGGGAAACCACTGATCCTTGATTGTGTCTCCTGTCTGACCCCTACACCAAGACCTCACTGACAGCAGCAGTTTTGAGAGAGCCAAATTCTGGGTGAAGGAGCTGCGCAGTTTAGAAGAGGTAGGTGACCAGATCCCACAGATAGGCGACAGGGACCATTTTGGTCTGTGGAGATAATCTCAGTCTTGTCTTCTGCTACAGGGCTGTCAAATTTACCTGTGTGGCACTAAGAGTGACCTGCTGGAGGAAGACAGGCGGCGCCGTCGTGTTGACTTCCATGATGTCCAAGATTATGCAGATAGTAAATGTTCTAAAACCTTTGAgggtggggggggcagagagTGGGTGATACCTGCTTGAGTGGATTACAAGGACGGCCAACTGACACCCTTGGCTGCTTTCTGGCCTTCTTGAACCTATGGGATCCAGGACACTGAACTGTTAACTACATTTAGGTCCTGATTCCCAGGGATAAAGAGTCACTTCTCTTTGCAGATATCAAAGCCCAGCTCTTTGAAACATCCAGCAAGACAGGCCAGAGTGTGGGTGAGTGCTGTCTTGGGGCCTGCCAGCAGAAGGAAAAAAGGTTCAGAGGGCTGGGTCACTGGGAGTTCTCAGGGCTGCTGGCACCAGGGCCTCAATGATCCTTTGCTTGCCAGACGAGCTCTTCCAGAAAGTGGCAGAGGATTACGTCAGTGTGGCGGCTTTCCAggtgatgacaggtgtgtactcCCCACCTATTAAGATGTCCTCTAGGCTCGTGGACTCTAGTCCTGCTGGTGACTTACCTGATCACCACAATAGTGCTGAGCAGCCACCTCTCTCTTTGACAGAGGACAAAGGTGTGGACCTGAGCCAGAAGGCAAACCCTTACTTCTACAGCTGCTGTCATCACTGAGCCACCACTCATCTGGCCTGGGAGAATTAAATGAATTCCCCCAGAGGGCTTGGACCCAATTCTTGTCTGGGCTGGTGTGGTCAAGTGTCTGAGCTACTCCAGGTCCCCTTGGCAGCAGAGGTGGCACCTGCCTGTGCTGGCCCATGGAACGGAGGCAGTATTGGGCAGATTGTGGGCATGAAGAAGGATAAGGGCTGATTTGACTCCCTGGCTTGTGTCCTGGACAGAACTTCTGTCCACAGATTATTTAACTAGCTTCTGAACTGTAAATAAAATTGATGCACTGTGACTCACAGCCCCTTCCCTGTTTTGTGCACTGGGTGTCAGAACACCTAGTTGTTCTTGGGGccatcagactggcctcactTCCTGTCAGCATTTGGAAACCAAATAGTGAGTCACCGAAATCATGGAGAAGCAATGGGCTCTTATGTCCCCACGCAcagttccgtgtgtgtgtgtgtgtgtgtgtgtgtgtgtgcgcgcgcgcgcgctcgcaTGTGCATGTAGAGCAAACCCTCAAGGCTTCTAACATACCAGTCAGGAACTTTACCACTGActaagcagtttcttttctcTCGTGAGGATGAAATAGGCTTAGGGACTGGGATGGAGGAATACAAACTCTTAGAGCAAGGAAAGCACGTAAGTTGTACCCACAGATGAAAGGCTCAAAGTTAGTTTGGCCAGCTCAACTTCTTGTGTCATGTCTAGAACTGTGGCTCAGGGCTGTGACTCAGTCCTAAGCTTCCCAGGATTGCCCTGTAATATATTTAACAAGAGGCAATCCATAGTTCTGCAAGTCCAAAAGACTTTATGGATGCAATttagcttttaatttaaaaagaggacttgaaactgggtggtggtggtgctcacctttaatcccagcgctagggaggcagtcaggtggatctgagtttgaggccagcctggtctataaattgagttccaggacagcaataacacagagaaaccctgttttgaaaaataaaacgaAAATACCCACatacaccattaaaaaaaaaaccctaaaaacaaaacacaaaaaaccaaaaggattTGAAGACAGTGATGgcttgtctttaatctcagcactcagaaggcagaggcagatgtgcctctgagttccaggccaccacAGCTACACAGTAAAATTCCCACCcccataagaaaacaaaacaataaaagaacacacaaaccctaagtaaataaataaagtgagaaaaagaaaattgagacaaCTGCTAATTTTTTCAGGATCAGAAATACCCTGAAAACCTAGATGGTAATGTAAAAAGGGCTAACGCTTCCTGTTTAAACAAGGAAGTGTATTGCAGCCCTTTCTAGTTAGTGTGAGGGTGTGATGCCAGTTCAGGGCCCCTTTGCCTTTGAAGATTTCAGAAATACCAACTGGTCCTATTCCTGCCCAGAAGGCATTTTGGGACCATTTTTCTGACATCTAAGCACTAACTGGGCAGCCAGGCAGGAGACAGACTAGTTTGAGGTGAGTCTGGACTGCACAGCATAGTGAGGATGTCTCTAAACAACCCAGTGCCCTGGTTTCGTTTCTCTTTACTTCCTCAAAATGCCCGTGAGAGTGGTGGCTTtacttccagcacttggaggtatagttcaaggccagcctggtctgcagattgagttccaggacagccaagggctacACAGGAATATTTTGCAACTCCCAATGGAAAGGAAGGAATCTGGGAGGTCAATTTTCTTGAAGTTCTTGAAGGCCTTAAGCTCAGGTTGGCTCTAGCTCTTACCACAACCCAGTCAGTCCTTTGTCTTATGCTACATCTCCCCAGAGACAATAAAAACACAGGGCAAGGGCCATAAGAGTAAAGTTAAACTTTACTTTACAGTAATTTTTTCTATATACAAAGAATTACAGTACATGTTTATGGGGACTCCTAGCACAGGGTTCCCCTCTTTTTCACTAGGAGGTTCACTTCCAGCTGACAATCTGTTGGGGGGGTGGTGAGAGAACACAGTGATGGACCTTGGCTGAACCCTTTTCCCCATTTAAAAAATAGAGCTTTCTAGTCAGCTTTCTTCGCCAAGACCTAAAAAGCGGCTTTTCCATGAGCTCCTAGGTGCTGTACTCACCCAACTTTCACACTCACCTACATAACATAAGGCGGCACCACCATAGCCTGGAGACCACCTACTCTGTCCACCCTGGAATGAGAACACCAGGACTCTCCTTGGTTTCTACTCTGCTCCCTGTGTTTACCTGTCAATCTGTGCTAAGCTCCCAAGAGCTACCCTTGGAGCCCCTCATAGTCTGATGTTCTTAAGTCACAGGAAGGCTACTCTAGGGTAAAGACCAcaaaagagtttttgttttgcttatgttGGTAAGAAAACATCTCTTGTGAGGTTGTAGTTGTCTAAATAAAACTCTCCCAACGTTCTTAAGAGACATTGTCCTTATTCATAAGCAATTGAGATGCTGCCACGAGAGGGGAAGAGGTAGAGAAGCAGAAGGTAGTGGATACCCCACACCCATAGTTCTCTTCTAAACTGTCCTAGACAGGATGGGACAAAGGTGACCCTAGCCCTGAGAAACTCAGTGGCCATCAACTGGATTTGGGATCATCTCTTCACCTCTGGATCGTACTAAAAACTCCAGGGTTGGGTTGGCAGGCATCAGTGACACTGCCTGCCGCCTATCTCTCATAGAGCTGAAAGGAACCTACATAAATTATCTTCCCAAAAGGGAACTAGGTTTCTCATGTCACCACTTCCTCAACCCTTGGCAGTGCTTATTTATACCATGAGATTAGCACCATCATTACATTGTTTTGTGTACAAAGCAATTATTTGTATTTCAATTTACACTATAGAACTGCACTGACCTAGGAAGCTCAGCTGAAAACAAACTGGTCATAACCAATCAAAGCTCCTGCAGAAGCTACCTAGGTCTAAACGACTTGGGATACTTTTAACATTAATCACTCAACAACAGGAaattcctgctgctcctcctgtcCTCTGATCTAG from Microtus pennsylvanicus isolate mMicPen1 chromosome 4, mMicPen1.hap1, whole genome shotgun sequence includes these protein-coding regions:
- the Rab24 gene encoding ras-related protein Rab-24, which produces MSGQRVDVKVVMLGKEYVGKTSLVERYVHDRFLVGPYQNTIGAAFVAKVMCVGDRTVTLGIWDTAGSERYEAMSRIYYRGAKAAIVCYDLTDSSSFERAKFWVKELRSLEEGCQIYLCGTKSDLLEEDRRRRRVDFHDVQDYADNIKAQLFETSSKTGQSVDELFQKVAEDYVSVAAFQVMTEDKGVDLSQKANPYFYSCCHH